One genomic window of Paraburkholderia acidiphila includes the following:
- the hmgA gene encoding homogentisate 1,2-dioxygenase: protein MNAPLRHPTEVQHGYMSGFANEFATEALAGALPEGQNSPQRCAYGLYAEQLSGTAFTAPRSHNRRTWFYRIRPGAVHQPFAPVTARLTVNGAPRLVAEFGDVPPTPPNQLRWDALPMPTEPTDFIDGWVTMSGNGSAASMSGCAIHLYAANRSMVDRFFYNTDGELLIVPQQGRLAIRTEMGRLDVEPFEIVVIPRGVRFTVDLPDGEARGYICENFGALLRLPDLGVIGSNGLANPRDFLTPVAAYEDREGEFELVTKLNGQLWRADIGHSPLDVVAWHGNYAPYKYDLRRFNTIGSISYDHPDPSIFLVLHAPTDTPGVDSIDFVIFPPRWLAAENTFRPPWYHRNVASEFMGLVHGVYDAKAEGFVPGGASLHNCMSGHGPDAETFEKASSADTTKPHKVGDTMAFMFETRTLIRPTRYALETSQLQAHYYECWQGLTKHFNPEQQ from the coding sequence ATGAACGCACCCTTGCGGCACCCAACCGAAGTCCAGCACGGCTACATGAGCGGCTTTGCCAACGAATTCGCGACCGAGGCGCTGGCGGGCGCGCTGCCCGAAGGCCAGAACTCGCCGCAGCGCTGCGCCTATGGTCTGTACGCCGAGCAGCTTTCGGGCACCGCGTTCACCGCGCCGCGCTCGCACAACCGCCGCACGTGGTTCTACCGGATCCGTCCGGGCGCCGTGCATCAGCCGTTTGCGCCGGTCACCGCGCGCCTCACTGTGAACGGGGCGCCGCGCCTCGTCGCCGAATTCGGCGATGTGCCGCCCACGCCGCCCAACCAGCTGCGCTGGGACGCATTGCCCATGCCCACGGAGCCCACCGATTTCATCGACGGCTGGGTGACGATGTCGGGCAACGGTTCGGCGGCCTCGATGAGCGGCTGCGCCATCCACCTGTACGCGGCGAACCGGTCGATGGTGGACCGCTTCTTCTACAACACCGACGGCGAGCTGCTGATCGTCCCGCAGCAAGGGCGCCTTGCGATCCGCACCGAGATGGGCCGCCTCGACGTGGAGCCGTTCGAGATCGTCGTGATTCCGCGCGGCGTGCGCTTCACGGTGGATTTGCCCGATGGCGAAGCGCGCGGCTATATCTGCGAGAATTTCGGCGCGCTCTTGCGCCTGCCGGACCTTGGCGTGATCGGCTCGAACGGGCTCGCGAACCCGCGCGACTTCCTCACGCCCGTCGCCGCCTATGAAGACCGCGAAGGCGAGTTCGAACTCGTCACGAAGCTCAATGGCCAGCTCTGGCGCGCCGATATCGGCCATTCGCCGCTCGACGTGGTGGCGTGGCACGGCAACTACGCGCCCTACAAATATGATCTGCGCCGCTTCAACACCATCGGCTCGATCAGCTACGACCACCCCGATCCGTCGATCTTCCTCGTGCTGCACGCACCCACGGACACGCCGGGCGTCGACTCGATCGACTTCGTGATCTTCCCGCCGCGCTGGCTCGCGGCCGAAAACACGTTCCGTCCGCCCTGGTATCACCGCAACGTGGCGAGCGAATTCATGGGCCTCGTGCACGGCGTGTACGACGCCAAGGCCGAGGGCTTCGTGCCGGGCGGCGCGAGCCTGCACAACTGCATGTCGGGTCACGGCCCGGATGCCGAGACCTTCGAAAAAGCCTCGAGCGCCGACACGACGAAGCCGCACAAGGTTGGCGACACGATGGCCTTCATGTTCGAAACCCGCACGCTGATCCGCCCGACGCGCTATGCGCTCGAAACGAGCCAGCTGCAGGCGCATTACTACGAGTGCTGGCAAGGCCTCACGAAACACTTCAATCCGGAGCAGCAATGA
- the fahA gene encoding fumarylacetoacetase, whose translation MNSTMTDDLKATLDTKRKSWVESANDAQCDFPIQNLPFGVFSHVGNANARVGVAIGDLVADIAVLHETGLLRLPASAPQDVFTRPALNDFIALGRDVWRSVRVQLSSLLARETATLRDDAALRARAFVKLADAKLHLPVQIPGYTDFYSSKEHATNVGSMFRDPKNALLPNWSEMPIGYNGRASSVVVSGTPVRRPNGQLKLPDQERPVFGACRKLDIELETGFIVGRGNALGEPIACEDAEDHIFGMVLLNDWSARDIQQWEYVPLGPFNAKTFASTISPWVVTLDAMEPFRVAQPVQEPQPLEYLRHEGDHAFDISLEVRMRPENAQEATTIARTNFRHMYWSMAQQLAHHTVAGCNTRVGDLMGSGTISGPTPDSFGSLLELTWNAKHPLELKSGGTRGFIEDGDELTLAGWCQGDGYRVGFGACVGKILPALK comes from the coding sequence ATGAACAGCACCATGACGGACGACCTCAAGGCGACGCTCGACACGAAGCGCAAGAGCTGGGTCGAAAGCGCGAACGACGCACAGTGCGATTTCCCGATCCAGAACCTGCCGTTCGGCGTGTTCAGCCATGTGGGCAATGCCAATGCGCGTGTGGGCGTGGCGATCGGCGACCTCGTGGCCGACATTGCGGTGCTGCACGAAACCGGGCTGCTGCGTTTGCCCGCGAGCGCGCCGCAGGACGTGTTTACCCGTCCCGCGCTGAACGACTTCATCGCGCTTGGCCGCGACGTGTGGCGCAGCGTGCGCGTACAGCTTTCGTCGCTGCTCGCGCGCGAAACGGCCACGCTGCGCGACGACGCTGCGCTAAGAGCGCGCGCCTTCGTGAAGCTCGCCGACGCGAAGCTGCATCTGCCCGTGCAGATTCCCGGCTACACCGACTTCTACTCGTCGAAGGAACACGCGACGAACGTCGGCTCGATGTTTCGCGATCCGAAGAATGCGCTGTTGCCGAACTGGTCGGAGATGCCGATCGGCTATAACGGCCGCGCGTCTTCGGTGGTGGTGAGCGGTACGCCGGTGCGCCGCCCGAACGGCCAGTTGAAGCTGCCCGATCAGGAGCGTCCGGTGTTCGGCGCGTGCCGCAAGCTCGATATCGAGCTGGAAACGGGCTTCATCGTCGGGCGCGGCAATGCGCTCGGCGAGCCGATCGCGTGCGAGGACGCCGAGGACCACATCTTCGGCATGGTGCTGCTCAACGACTGGAGCGCGCGCGACATCCAGCAATGGGAATACGTGCCGCTCGGGCCATTCAACGCGAAGACCTTCGCTTCGACGATCTCGCCGTGGGTCGTCACGCTCGATGCGATGGAGCCGTTTCGCGTCGCGCAGCCGGTGCAGGAGCCGCAGCCGCTCGAATACCTGCGTCACGAAGGCGACCATGCGTTCGATATTTCGCTCGAAGTGCGGATGCGTCCCGAGAACGCTCAAGAGGCCACGACCATCGCGCGCACGAATTTCCGCCACATGTATTGGTCGATGGCGCAGCAGCTCGCGCATCACACCGTGGCGGGCTGCAACACGCGCGTGGGCGACCTGATGGGTTCGGGCACGATCTCGGGCCCGACGCCGGACTCGTTCGGCAGCCTGCTCGAACTCACGTGGAACGCGAAGCATCCGCTCGAACTGAAGAGCGGCGGCACGCGCGGTTTCATTGAAGACGGCGACGAACTCACGCTCGCGGGCTGGTGCCAGGGCGATGGCTATCGCGTGGGCTTTGGCGCGTGCGTTGGCAAGATCCTGCCGGCGTTGAAGTAA
- a CDS encoding MFS transporter, giving the protein MKTVLTRDFLALILSVAVVGLGSGATLPLTALALTDAGYGTAIVGLLTAAQALGGLAVVPVTAWISTRFGSRQVIVGSVLTVAVATALMQTSANLWLWAVLRMLCGAALMLLFTIGEAWVNELADDSNRGRVVGIYATTFTLFQMSGPVLVSQIAAYTAWRFAICGALFLIALPMLAAIRSSPQQTDMHEPHGSWRHVMPKMPALIIATGFFALFDTLALSLLPLFAMGHGINSEVAVLFASVVLLGDTIMQFPIGWLADRLGRERVHALMGVIVAVLLPLLPFVVDTPWLRWPLLFVLGAAAGSIYTLAIVACGERFGGVALVSASALVSAAWSAASFGGPIITGALMEHAGRDAMLWVLFAGALVFLGALRWERTRGLAQARA; this is encoded by the coding sequence ATGAAAACCGTCCTCACCCGCGACTTTCTCGCGCTGATCCTGAGCGTAGCCGTGGTTGGCCTAGGCTCCGGCGCGACACTCCCGCTCACCGCCCTCGCCCTCACCGACGCCGGCTACGGCACCGCCATCGTCGGCCTGCTCACGGCCGCCCAGGCGCTGGGCGGACTCGCCGTCGTGCCGGTCACGGCATGGATCTCGACACGGTTCGGCTCGCGTCAGGTCATTGTCGGCTCGGTGTTGACCGTGGCCGTCGCGACCGCGCTGATGCAAACGAGCGCCAACCTGTGGCTCTGGGCCGTCCTGCGCATGCTCTGCGGCGCGGCGCTCATGCTGCTCTTCACGATCGGCGAAGCCTGGGTCAACGAACTCGCCGACGACTCGAACCGCGGCCGCGTGGTGGGCATCTACGCGACCACGTTCACGCTGTTCCAGATGTCGGGCCCCGTGCTCGTGAGCCAGATCGCGGCGTACACGGCGTGGCGCTTCGCGATCTGCGGGGCGCTCTTTCTCATTGCGCTGCCGATGCTCGCGGCGATCCGCTCGAGCCCGCAGCAAACCGACATGCACGAGCCGCACGGAAGCTGGCGTCACGTAATGCCGAAAATGCCCGCGCTCATCATCGCCACGGGCTTTTTCGCGCTGTTCGATACGCTCGCGCTTTCGCTCTTGCCGCTCTTCGCGATGGGTCACGGCATCAACAGCGAAGTGGCCGTGCTGTTCGCCTCGGTCGTGCTGCTCGGCGACACCATCATGCAATTCCCCATCGGCTGGCTGGCCGACCGGCTCGGCCGCGAGCGCGTGCATGCGCTCATGGGCGTGATCGTCGCGGTGCTGCTGCCGCTCCTGCCCTTCGTGGTCGATACGCCCTGGCTGCGCTGGCCGCTCCTCTTCGTGCTGGGTGCAGCGGCGGGCTCCATTTACACGCTGGCTATCGTTGCGTGCGGCGAGCGTTTCGGAGGCGTCGCGCTCGTTTCCGCGAGCGCGCTCGTGAGCGCGGCGTGGAGCGCGGCGAGCTTCGGCGGTCCGATCATCACGGGCGCGTTGATGGAGCACGCGGGCCGCGACGCGATGCTTTGGGTGCTGTTCGCGGGCGCGCTGGTGTTTCTCGGCGCGCTGCGCTGGGAACGGACGCGGGGGCTCGCGCAAGCGCGCGCATAG
- a CDS encoding MFS transporter, which yields MPLPLLALAVAAFGIGTTEFVIMGLLPDVARDLSVSIPAAGMLVSAYALGVTIGAPIVAIAVANVPRKQALMRLIGIFIVGNLLCALAPNYSILMAARIVTAFCHGAFFGIGSVVAAGLVAPNRRAQAIALMFTGLTLANVLGVPLGTALGQIAGWRTTFWAVTAIGILAAAALQVCLPAKIEMQKASLVHEFGVLKNPQVLMVLGMSVLASASLFAVFTYITPILEDVTGFSPHEVTFVLLLFGLGLTVGSTLGGKLADWKLMRSLLTFLAMIAVVLAVFSLTMHDQIAAMATIFVWGILAFAIVPPLQILIVNRASEAPNLASTLNQGAFNLGNAGGAWIGGVAISAGAPLTALPWVGVVTAFAALALTLVSAQIERRARRRVAVSGPTSCA from the coding sequence ATGCCCCTGCCTTTGCTCGCCCTCGCCGTTGCCGCCTTTGGTATCGGTACCACCGAATTCGTCATCATGGGGCTGCTGCCCGACGTCGCGCGCGACCTGAGCGTCTCGATCCCGGCGGCGGGCATGCTGGTCTCGGCCTACGCGCTCGGCGTGACGATCGGCGCCCCCATCGTCGCCATCGCCGTTGCCAATGTGCCGCGCAAGCAGGCGCTCATGCGGCTGATCGGCATCTTCATCGTCGGCAACCTGTTGTGTGCGCTCGCCCCGAACTATTCGATCCTGATGGCCGCGCGCATTGTCACTGCGTTCTGCCATGGCGCGTTCTTCGGTATCGGCTCGGTGGTCGCGGCCGGCCTCGTCGCGCCGAACCGCCGCGCCCAGGCCATCGCGCTGATGTTCACCGGCTTGACGCTCGCCAATGTGCTGGGCGTGCCGCTCGGCACGGCGCTCGGCCAGATCGCCGGCTGGCGCACGACGTTCTGGGCCGTGACGGCCATCGGCATTCTCGCGGCGGCAGCGCTGCAGGTGTGCCTGCCCGCGAAGATCGAAATGCAGAAGGCGAGCCTCGTGCACGAGTTCGGCGTGCTGAAGAATCCGCAGGTGCTCATGGTGCTCGGCATGAGCGTGCTGGCCTCGGCCAGCCTCTTCGCGGTGTTCACCTACATCACGCCGATTCTCGAAGACGTGACGGGCTTTTCGCCGCATGAAGTCACGTTCGTGCTGCTGCTGTTCGGCCTCGGGCTCACGGTGGGCAGCACGCTCGGCGGCAAGCTCGCCGACTGGAAGCTCATGCGCTCGCTGCTCACGTTCCTCGCCATGATCGCCGTGGTGCTCGCCGTGTTCTCGCTGACCATGCACGATCAGATCGCGGCCATGGCAACGATCTTTGTGTGGGGCATTCTCGCGTTCGCGATCGTGCCGCCGCTGCAGATCCTGATCGTCAACCGCGCGAGCGAAGCGCCCAACCTCGCCTCCACGCTAAACCAGGGCGCGTTCAATCTCGGCAATGCGGGCGGCGCCTGGATTGGCGGCGTCGCGATCAGCGCGGGCGCGCCGCTCACGGCGCTGCCGTGGGTGGGTGTCGTCACCGCGTTCGCGGCGCTCGCGCTCACGCTGGTTTCGGCGCAGATCGAGCGGCGCGCGCGCCGCCGCGTGGCGGTTTCGGGGCCGACTTCCTGCGCGTGA
- a CDS encoding winged helix-turn-helix domain-containing protein, which translates to MPTDRIIRFADFELDVERYQLRRAGAQVRLERLPMDLLILLASRRGELISRADIVDRLWAGSPFRDTDNGLNTAIRKIRIALADDPANPRHLITVKGKGYRFDGILPEPSEVRGASAAAQDSHAPRESEHALPAVRMLVLPFANHTGDASQESLCCQLADEISVTLGALNPERLLTIARTTAARYRATPKSIGEIARELKLDYVLEGSLTRAGQQTRILTRLIRCADEAQIWSRAHESATQGALDILKDAGAALAENLASTLSEQQRMRLERRLPVDPAAHDAYVRGRFFWYRRVHFEAGFCAHHGIDGEDFVRSRTYFESALEHDPSYALGYTGLSNYYGSTVVHGFVAPDDGWPVARSLAESALELDPDLPEAHHALAAVRYFYDWDWDQAEAGFKDALRRNPSYPEAHRLYARMLVAAGRRAEGDAAMERAERIDPLAFQGSRAFGMVMSGRHAEVVSEYLAPGHMDHPPLVYQLLATAFEVKRLYAQAVDATVEALEHCNQHARASIIRARWETGGYDAVLRWYLEDLLARRRSRYTSPLLIAEAYARLAQPDDMFRWLETALAERSSRLCELRTNPWFAPWRPTGRMRLIEKHIGGGPTR; encoded by the coding sequence ATGCCGACGGATCGAATCATCCGCTTCGCGGACTTCGAACTCGACGTCGAGCGGTACCAGTTGCGCCGGGCTGGTGCTCAGGTCCGGCTGGAGCGGTTGCCGATGGATCTGCTGATCCTGCTTGCCTCCCGTCGCGGCGAGCTGATATCGCGTGCGGACATCGTCGACCGGCTGTGGGCCGGCAGCCCCTTTCGCGACACGGACAACGGCCTGAACACGGCGATCCGCAAGATCCGCATCGCGCTCGCCGACGACCCGGCCAATCCGCGTCACCTCATCACGGTGAAGGGCAAGGGCTACCGCTTCGACGGCATCCTGCCCGAGCCGTCCGAGGTTCGCGGTGCATCGGCTGCCGCGCAAGACTCGCACGCGCCGCGCGAGAGCGAGCATGCGCTGCCCGCCGTACGCATGCTGGTGCTACCGTTCGCCAACCACACCGGCGATGCGAGCCAGGAGAGCTTGTGCTGCCAGCTCGCCGACGAGATCTCGGTCACGCTCGGCGCGCTCAACCCGGAGCGCCTGCTCACGATCGCGCGCACCACGGCGGCGCGTTACCGCGCGACCCCGAAGAGCATCGGCGAGATCGCGCGCGAACTGAAGCTCGACTACGTGCTCGAGGGCTCGCTCACGCGCGCGGGGCAGCAAACACGCATCCTCACGCGTCTGATCCGCTGCGCCGACGAGGCGCAGATCTGGAGCCGCGCGCACGAGAGCGCCACGCAAGGTGCGCTCGATATCCTCAAGGATGCGGGCGCGGCGCTCGCGGAGAACCTCGCGTCCACGCTTTCCGAGCAGCAGCGCATGCGCCTCGAGCGACGGCTGCCCGTCGACCCCGCCGCGCACGACGCGTATGTGCGCGGGCGTTTCTTCTGGTATCGCCGCGTGCATTTCGAAGCGGGCTTTTGCGCGCATCACGGCATCGACGGCGAAGACTTCGTGCGCAGCCGGACGTACTTCGAGTCCGCGCTCGAGCACGACCCGAGCTACGCGCTCGGCTATACGGGCCTTTCGAACTACTACGGATCGACGGTGGTGCACGGCTTCGTCGCGCCCGACGACGGCTGGCCGGTTGCGCGCTCGCTTGCGGAAAGCGCGCTCGAACTCGACCCGGACCTGCCCGAGGCGCATCACGCGCTCGCGGCCGTGCGTTACTTCTACGACTGGGACTGGGACCAGGCCGAGGCCGGCTTCAAGGACGCGCTGCGGCGCAATCCGAGCTACCCGGAGGCGCACAGGCTCTACGCGCGCATGCTCGTGGCGGCGGGCCGCCGCGCCGAGGGCGACGCGGCGATGGAGCGCGCCGAACGCATCGATCCGCTGGCGTTCCAGGGGTCGCGCGCGTTCGGCATGGTGATGTCGGGCAGGCATGCGGAAGTCGTGAGCGAATATCTCGCGCCGGGGCACATGGACCATCCGCCGCTCGTGTATCAGTTGCTCGCGACCGCCTTCGAGGTGAAGAGACTGTATGCGCAGGCCGTGGACGCCACGGTGGAGGCGCTCGAGCACTGCAACCAGCACGCGCGCGCCAGCATCATTCGCGCCCGCTGGGAAACGGGCGGCTATGACGCGGTACTGCGCTGGTATCTGGAAGATCTGCTGGCGCGGCGACGCTCCCGCTACACCTCGCCGCTTCTCATCGCCGAGGCCTACGCGCGCCTCGCCCAGCCCGACGACATGTTCCGCTGGCTCGAAACGGCGCTGGCCGAGCGCAGTTCGCGGCTATGCGAGTTGCGCACGAATCCGTGGTTCGCGCCCTGGCGCCCAACGGGGCGTATGCGGCTCATCGAAAAGCATATTGGCGGCGGCCCGACACGCTAA
- a CDS encoding crotonase/enoyl-CoA hydratase family protein, with protein sequence MTIETFGEHVRIEAQERVAILVLDRPAQRNAIDRPVANALAAAFTRFEENPAWLVGVLYGAGGTFCAGADLTALADPERRNEIHADGSGGGPLGPTRMLLSKPMIAAVSGYAVAGGLELALLCDLRVVEEDAVLGVFCRRVGVPLIDGGTVRLPRLIGLSRALDLILTGRAVDAQEALAFGLANRVVAKGGAREAAEQLAARLAAFPQAALLADRRSAFEHSMLPDIGEALRREGALGYRAVLDEGLAHAARFAAGAGRHGEPLDP encoded by the coding sequence ATGACCATCGAAACCTTCGGCGAACACGTGCGCATCGAAGCGCAAGAGCGGGTAGCAATTCTCGTGCTCGATCGTCCTGCGCAGCGCAACGCCATCGACAGACCCGTAGCGAATGCACTCGCCGCCGCGTTTACGCGCTTCGAGGAAAATCCCGCCTGGCTCGTGGGCGTGCTGTACGGCGCGGGCGGCACGTTCTGCGCGGGCGCGGACCTCACCGCACTCGCCGACCCCGAACGCCGCAATGAAATCCACGCGGACGGCAGCGGCGGCGGCCCGCTCGGCCCCACGCGCATGCTGCTCAGCAAGCCCATGATCGCCGCGGTTTCAGGATACGCCGTTGCCGGCGGGCTTGAACTCGCGCTGCTGTGCGATCTGCGCGTGGTCGAAGAAGACGCCGTGCTCGGCGTGTTCTGCCGCCGCGTGGGCGTGCCGCTCATCGACGGCGGCACGGTGCGTCTGCCGCGCCTGATCGGCCTTTCGCGCGCACTCGATCTGATCCTCACGGGGCGCGCCGTCGATGCGCAGGAAGCGCTCGCGTTCGGACTCGCCAATCGCGTGGTTGCAAAAGGCGGCGCGCGCGAGGCCGCCGAACAACTCGCCGCGCGGCTGGCGGCGTTTCCGCAAGCCGCGTTGCTCGCGGACCGCCGCTCCGCGTTCGAACACAGCATGCTGCCCGATATTGGCGAGGCGTTGCGCCGCGAAGGTGCGCTCGGCTATCGCGCGGTACTCGACGAAGGGCTCGCACACGCCGCGCGCTTCGCGGCCGGCGCGGGCCGTCATGGCGAACCGCTCGATCCGTAG
- a CDS encoding plasmid fertility inhibition factor family protein, with translation MSSITSVPDSSYPACGPFWTVPLSNHDAYDHVRFKRVFTTDGTRHIVVIVDLHKLLLCADRDDTDYVLKPVDDWHSGKVRGIREFLDPDNERVPQMPYVTISKRRVAGLAGWFGLAHEGVVAFRNGQHRARYLAWAGASWLPVEVHEREAALLRDLCGAGDLGLLVPVDGNSPAP, from the coding sequence ATGTCCAGCATCACCTCCGTTCCGGATTCTTCGTATCCTGCTTGTGGACCCTTCTGGACCGTCCCGTTGTCCAACCACGACGCGTACGACCACGTGCGCTTCAAGCGCGTCTTCACGACCGACGGCACGCGCCATATCGTCGTGATCGTCGACCTGCACAAGCTGCTTCTCTGCGCCGATCGCGACGACACCGACTACGTGCTCAAGCCCGTCGACGACTGGCACAGCGGCAAGGTGCGCGGCATTCGCGAATTTCTCGATCCCGACAACGAGCGCGTGCCGCAGATGCCCTACGTAACGATCAGCAAACGCCGCGTGGCAGGGCTGGCGGGTTGGTTCGGACTCGCGCACGAGGGCGTGGTGGCGTTTCGCAACGGCCAGCATCGCGCGCGCTATCTCGCGTGGGCGGGGGCGTCGTGGCTACCGGTGGAAGTGCACGAGCGCGAAGCGGCATTGCTGCGCGACCTGTGCGGCGCGGGCGACCTCGGCCTGCTGGTTCCGGTCGACGGCAACTCGCCCGCGCCCTGA
- a CDS encoding LysR family transcriptional regulator, translated as MNQIHAMRVFVRVAETESFRRAAQQLDVSNALVTRSVAMLEAHLNTRLINRTTRNLALTEAGLRYLEGCRCVLEELDHLERSLAHTESEPSGTLRVVAAGALSLATLTPLIDGYRRLYPRVNVRLTLAERPVDLMEDGFDVGIVGATPARSSECVERALGTTTFVPCAAPAWLAEHGEPHTPEQLAQCAAVALPPEERSATWQFAKPGERAQQVTLQPGYAVNNMLMVRLAALAGMGVAIVPAPLVADDFSAGTLRRLLPDYEIDDPDARMSIVYPSRQYLPAKTRRFVDYTVEHFEHAHSLSPAPSATSLSASAPGARTRPLSVA; from the coding sequence ATGAACCAGATACACGCCATGCGCGTCTTTGTCAGGGTTGCGGAAACCGAGAGCTTTCGTCGCGCCGCGCAGCAGCTCGACGTCTCCAATGCGCTCGTCACGCGCTCCGTTGCGATGCTCGAGGCGCACCTGAACACACGGCTCATCAACCGCACCACGCGCAACCTCGCGCTTACCGAGGCGGGTCTGCGTTATCTCGAGGGCTGTCGTTGCGTGCTCGAAGAACTCGATCATCTGGAGCGCTCGCTGGCGCATACGGAAAGCGAGCCGAGCGGCACGCTGCGCGTGGTGGCCGCAGGCGCGCTCTCGCTCGCCACGCTCACACCGCTCATCGACGGTTACCGGCGTCTGTATCCGCGTGTGAACGTGCGCCTCACGCTCGCCGAACGGCCCGTGGATCTCATGGAAGACGGCTTCGACGTGGGCATCGTCGGCGCCACGCCCGCGCGCAGCAGCGAGTGCGTGGAGCGCGCGCTCGGCACCACGACGTTCGTGCCCTGCGCGGCTCCGGCGTGGCTCGCCGAGCACGGCGAGCCACACACGCCGGAGCAGCTCGCGCAGTGCGCGGCGGTCGCACTGCCTCCCGAGGAGCGCAGCGCGACATGGCAGTTCGCGAAGCCCGGCGAGCGGGCCCAGCAGGTCACGCTACAGCCGGGCTATGCGGTCAACAACATGCTGATGGTGCGGCTCGCGGCGCTGGCCGGCATGGGCGTGGCGATCGTGCCCGCGCCACTCGTTGCCGACGACTTTTCCGCGGGCACATTGCGGCGGCTCTTGCCCGACTACGAGATCGACGACCCTGACGCACGCATGTCCATCGTCTATCCGAGCCGCCAGTATCTGCCCGCGAAGACGCGCCGCTTCGTCGACTATACGGTCGAGCATTTCGAACACGCCCACAGCCTGTCGCCCGCGCCGAGTGCAACGTCATTGTCTGCAAGTGCGCCTGGCGCGCGTACCCGGCCGCTGAGCGTCGCGTGA
- the aspT gene encoding aspartate-alanine antiporter, with protein MIVELLKSQPEIALFVSLALGYLIGSIRFGPISLGGVCGTLIVALVLGQTGARIAPDLKNIAFALFIFALGFTGGPQFFANVGRGWRYGLLSIVEIVSVMALIMIAVVLMKLDAGTAAGLLAGAATESAVIGTASEAITRLGLSDAQTSTLQAHIVTAYSVSYLFGLITIVLFTSQIAPLILRINLREEAARLYRKLGGDGALDEGQRLALPPLVGRAFKVGAAAGTEVAAFEARFGNNITVEHVLRDGAQLDATAQTVLQAGDVVLIAGRREAVIEAAGSLGEELPGEGLFKLLAKRVDVMITQRDVNGLTLAQMRERAAPEAGRGIYVGAITRLDTTVPALPGTVVHRGDVLTLIGTPNDVARGAKRLGYVIQQTQKTDFVYLGLGILVGMMIGRLGLNMGGVTLVLGTGGGCLLSGLFFGWLRSHFPVVGSLPSAAAQVLKDFGLATFIAAVGLSAGPDAIKLVREYGLALPLAGILMVLIPGLLSLWIGRMFLKLEAPMLLGAIAGQQCSTPAISALVGVAGNSTPVIGYTITYALSNILLPLMGPVVVGLAAKFG; from the coding sequence ATGATCGTCGAATTGCTGAAGTCGCAACCCGAGATTGCCCTGTTCGTGAGCCTTGCGCTCGGTTATCTGATTGGTTCTATCCGCTTTGGGCCGATCTCCCTCGGGGGCGTATGCGGCACGCTGATCGTCGCGCTCGTGCTTGGGCAAACCGGCGCACGCATCGCGCCGGACCTGAAGAACATCGCCTTTGCACTCTTCATCTTCGCGCTCGGCTTCACGGGCGGTCCGCAGTTCTTCGCGAACGTCGGGCGGGGCTGGCGCTACGGTCTCCTATCGATCGTCGAAATTGTCTCGGTCATGGCGCTGATCATGATCGCCGTCGTGTTGATGAAGCTCGATGCGGGCACCGCGGCGGGCCTCCTCGCGGGAGCGGCGACCGAATCTGCCGTGATCGGCACGGCTTCGGAAGCGATCACGAGGCTCGGGCTGAGCGACGCCCAGACGAGCACGCTGCAGGCGCATATCGTGACCGCGTACAGCGTGAGCTACCTCTTTGGCCTTATCACCATCGTGCTCTTCACGAGCCAGATCGCGCCGCTCATCCTGCGCATCAACCTGCGTGAAGAGGCCGCGCGCCTGTATCGCAAGCTCGGCGGCGACGGCGCGCTCGACGAAGGGCAGCGGCTCGCGCTGCCGCCGCTGGTCGGGCGCGCGTTCAAGGTGGGGGCCGCGGCCGGCACGGAAGTCGCCGCGTTCGAGGCGCGCTTCGGCAACAACATTACGGTCGAGCACGTGCTGCGCGACGGGGCCCAGCTTGACGCCACCGCGCAGACCGTGCTGCAGGCGGGCGACGTGGTGCTCATCGCCGGTCGCCGCGAAGCGGTGATCGAAGCGGCAGGCAGTCTGGGCGAAGAGTTGCCGGGCGAGGGCCTCTTCAAGCTGCTCGCGAAACGCGTGGACGTGATGATCACGCAGCGCGATGTCAACGGCCTCACGCTCGCGCAAATGCGCGAGCGCGCAGCGCCGGAAGCGGGCCGCGGCATCTACGTGGGCGCGATCACGCGGCTCGACACCACGGTGCCGGCGTTGCCTGGCACAGTCGTGCATCGCGGCGACGTGCTCACGCTGATCGGCACGCCCAACGACGTGGCACGCGGCGCGAAGCGTCTTGGCTACGTCATCCAGCAGACCCAGAAAACCGATTTCGTCTATCTTGGCCTTGGCATCCTGGTCGGCATGATGATCGGGCGTCTCGGCCTGAACATGGGCGGCGTCACGCTCGTGCTCGGCACGGGCGGCGGTTGCCTGCTCTCGGGTCTCTTCTTCGGCTGGCTGCGCTCGCACTTTCCCGTGGTGGGCTCGCTGCCCTCGGCGGCCGCCCAGGTGCTCAAGGACTTCGGCCTTGCCACCTTTATCGCGGCCGTGGGGCTTTCCGCAGGCCCCGACGCCATCAAGCTCGTGCGCGAGTACGGTCTCGCGCTGCCGCTCGCCGGCATTCTGATGGTGCTGATTCCCGGGCTGCTCTCACTCTGGATCGGGCGCATGTTCCTCAAGCTCGAAGCGCCGATGCTGCTCGGCGCGATTGCAGGCCAGCAGTGCAGCACGCCGGCGATCAGTGCGCTCGTCGGCGTAGCCGGTAACTCGACTCCCGTGATCGGCTACACGATCACTTATGCGCTGTCGAACATTCTCCTGCCGCTCATGGGCCCCGTGGTGGTGGGCCTTGCGGCGAAGTTCGGTTGA